Below is a genomic region from Deinococcus koreensis.
GGATTGAGCGACCTGTTGCGGAGCCCGGCGGAGAGCGTGCGCCTGGGCGTGGCGGTGGCCCGCGCCCTGGGCCATTCCCGCCTGTGCCTGTTCGACGATTTCCCTGTGGCCGAGATGACGCCTGAGCAGGAGCGGGCATTCGGGGCGGGCGTGAGGGCCCCTGAGTTCCAGGAGTGGCTGAATGCTCATCCGTTTGTCCGCGCGCAGGCCCAGCAGCGCGGGGAGTCGTCAGAGTACTGGGAAACGCTGCTGCTCCTGAACCGGCCAGACACCCTGGTCAGCAACGACAGCCTGGAGCGGGAGGCGAATCTGCGCCTGGGCCTGCCGGGCCGCGCCAAGCTGGCCGATTGGGAGGCCCGTAACCTGTTCATGGCCGCCCGGCTGAGGATGGGCACCATGACCTGCCCTGGCGGCCGCGTGCTGGCCATCGTCGGCCATTCGCACACCGGCCCGATGAAGGCGGCGGTGCGGGCGCTGGGGGCCGACGTGCGGCTGGTGGAGCTGAGCGAGCTGGTGGGAGTGGAGTTGGAAGGCTGATTGCCCTTCCCCCGCCTGGTCTGCTACACTTCTTTCTTGCCGCACCCGCGGCAGCGAACGTGCTGTGCCCCCTGGATACGAACCGGTCAGCTTTGAAAGGTGATCGTCCAGTGGTGGATTTCCGACCCAAGAGAAGAACCGGCGGGACTGTTTCCGTCAAGCATTCCAATGGGGAGACCCGTGGCCGGACTCAGACCGAGACCGGACACACCTGCCGGGGCAGTGGCTCACGCCGCGCCCCTGGAGGAGACACATGCTGAGTGATCCCATCGCCGACATGCTCACGCGCATCCGCAACGCGACGCGCACCCACAAGGAGACCGTGGACATCCCGGCCTCCAAGTTCAAGGAAGAACTGGCCAAGCTGCTGGTCAAAGAGGGCTACGTGGCCTCTGTCGAACGCCTGGTGCCCGAAGGCCAGAAGTTCGATGTCCTGCGAGTGACGCTGAAATACGGCGCCAAGCGCGAACAGGTCATCAAGCACATCGAGCGCATCTCCCGCCCTGGACGCCGATCTTACGTGAGCGCCGACAGCCTGCCCCGCATCCAGCGTGGCCTGGGCGTGGCCGTGGTCTCGACCAGCAAGGGCCTGCTGCCCGACCGCGAAGCCCGCAAGCAGGGCGTCGGCGGCGAAGTCATCTGCGTTCTCTGGTAACGGTTGCCCGAAGGGCCGAGCAGAGCGAGTAACCGCAATGGCGAGGGGCCGTCCCCGAGCCACCTACCCTGACCTCAGCACGCCGGATCGGCGCCGACTGACTTAAGGACTGAAGGGAGGACTTCCATGTCCCGAATTGGTAAACAACCCATCGCCGTGCCCAGCGGCGTGACCCTGAGCGCCGAGAACGGCATCTTCAAGGTCAAGGGGCCCAAGGGGGAACTCACGGTTCCCTACAACAACGAATTGACCGTCCGCCAGGACGGCGACACCCTGCTGGTCGAGCGCCCCAGCGACGCGCAGCGCCACCGCGCCCTGCACGGCCTGACCCGCTCGCTGGTCGCCAACGCGGTCAAGGGCGTGAGCGACGGCTACACCATCAACCTGGAACTCAGGGGCGTGGGGTTCCGCGCCAAGCTGGCCGGCAGGAACCTCGAAATGGCCATCGGCTACAGCCACCCGGTCATCATCGAGCCGCCGGCGGGCGTGAGCTTCACCGTGCCCGAGCCCACCAAGATTGACGTGAGCGGCATCGACAAGCAGCTCGTCGGTCAGGTGGCCGCCAACGTCCGCAAGGTGCGCAAGCCCGACGCCTATCACGGCAAGGGTGTGCGCTTCCTCGGTGAGAAGATCGCCCTCAAGGCCGGTAAGGCCGGTGCCACCGGCGGGAAAGGGAAGAAATAATGGCTGCTCAGACGACCATCCGGCGCAAACTGCGCGCCCGCCGCAAAGTCCGTACCGCTGCCGGCGAGAGACTGCGCCTCAGCGTGTACCGCTCCAGCAAGCACATCTACGCCCAGATCATCGACGACTCCAAGGGGGTCACGCTGGCCGCAGCCAGCTCCGCTGCCCTCAAGACGGGCACCAAGACCGACACCGCCGCCGCCGTGGGCAAGGCCCTGGCCGAAGCGGCCCTCTCCAAGGGTGTCAAGCAGGTGGTTTTTGACCGTGGTCAGTACAAGTACCACGGACGCGTGAAGGCGCTCGCAGACGCGGCGCGGGAGGGTGGCCTTGACTTTTAATCGACGCAACGACCGCAATGCGGAGCGCGAAAGCAGCGAATTCGAAGAGAAGATGCTCTTCGTCAACCGCACCTCCAAGACCTACCAGGGTGGGCGCCGCTTCCGCTTCGCCGCGCTGGTGATCCTGGGCGACCGCAACGGCCGCGTGGGCATGGGGATCGGCAAGGCCAAGGAAGTGCCCGTGGCCATCGAGAAGGCCAAGAGCATCGCGCGCAAGAACATGATCATGGTGCCCGTGGAAAACGGCACGATTCCCCACGACATCGTGGGCGAGAACTCGACCAGCCGCGTGCTCCTGAAGCCCGCCGGCCCCGGTACGGGCGTGATCGCGGGCACCGTGCCCCGCTCGATCGCCGAACTGGCCGGCATCACCAACCTGCTGTCCAAGGAACTGGGCAGCCGCAACAAGGTCAACGTGGCCTACGCCGTGTTCGACGGCCTGAAGAACCTCCGCACCGCGAAGCAGGTTCGCGCGCTGCGAGGCGAGACCGGAGGCGTTCAGTAATGGCAAGCCTGAAGATTACCCTGAAGCGCAGCGTGATCGGCCGGCCCGGCTACCAGGTCGAGACGGTCAAGTC
It encodes:
- the rpsH gene encoding 30S ribosomal protein S8, whose product is MLSDPIADMLTRIRNATRTHKETVDIPASKFKEELAKLLVKEGYVASVERLVPEGQKFDVLRVTLKYGAKREQVIKHIERISRPGRRSYVSADSLPRIQRGLGVAVVSTSKGLLPDREARKQGVGGEVICVLW
- the rplF gene encoding 50S ribosomal protein L6 yields the protein MSRIGKQPIAVPSGVTLSAENGIFKVKGPKGELTVPYNNELTVRQDGDTLLVERPSDAQRHRALHGLTRSLVANAVKGVSDGYTINLELRGVGFRAKLAGRNLEMAIGYSHPVIIEPPAGVSFTVPEPTKIDVSGIDKQLVGQVAANVRKVRKPDAYHGKGVRFLGEKIALKAGKAGATGGKGKK
- the rplR gene encoding 50S ribosomal protein L18, coding for MAAQTTIRRKLRARRKVRTAAGERLRLSVYRSSKHIYAQIIDDSKGVTLAAASSAALKTGTKTDTAAAVGKALAEAALSKGVKQVVFDRGQYKYHGRVKALADAAREGGLDF
- the rpsE gene encoding 30S ribosomal protein S5, which translates into the protein MTFNRRNDRNAERESSEFEEKMLFVNRTSKTYQGGRRFRFAALVILGDRNGRVGMGIGKAKEVPVAIEKAKSIARKNMIMVPVENGTIPHDIVGENSTSRVLLKPAGPGTGVIAGTVPRSIAELAGITNLLSKELGSRNKVNVAYAVFDGLKNLRTAKQVRALRGETGGVQ
- a CDS encoding DUF5694 domain-containing protein, whose amino-acid sequence is MTTFTGPPTEVLIVGSLHLGADVPDAALARTSARLQAWRPDLVGVEVLPGELVELYDRQGGWLDELNYGGYPQARALGREAQEATGWTRAEAARQADDPALETGQRVMAHLAAFEPWNVLLHWTPDLPLTPPLAQGLSDLLRSPAESVRLGVAVARALGHSRLCLFDDFPVAEMTPEQERAFGAGVRAPEFQEWLNAHPFVRAQAQQRGESSEYWETLLLLNRPDTLVSNDSLEREANLRLGLPGRAKLADWEARNLFMAARLRMGTMTCPGGRVLAIVGHSHTGPMKAAVRALGADVRLVELSELVGVELEG